One Brassica oleracea var. oleracea cultivar TO1000 chromosome C7, BOL, whole genome shotgun sequence genomic window carries:
- the LOC106305885 gene encoding cyclin-J18 isoform X2, whose protein sequence is MSTEIAHLRRRLVEFTIQCTTHLELPPIVKYSALSLFFDRFRPSVVRFLQKKKKAEHWLLQPLTESNLQLFVLISIWISCKMHCSRGLSVQSLKSLGDNMITEQLFTVRDFMEAELVFLKVMKFEIGTLNIAYTLLDDLFIHFKEVAKVGELLNFEACMDMMDLLYEKEETSVLYHSSTSLAASILVSSYIITVPKQQWEFPILPWVKMVTNKEEREVVELVGYILSHVLYSHHS, encoded by the exons ATGTCTACAGAGATCGCTCATCTGCGACGGAGGTTGGTCGAGTTCACGATTCAGTGTACTACT CATCTCGAACTTCCTCCGATCGTTAAATACTCAGCACTATCGCTCTTCTTCGATCGGTTTCGTCCGTCTGTTGTCAG GTTCTTACAGAAGAAGAAGAAAGCAGAACACTGGCTATTGCAACCGTTGACTGAAAGCAATCTGCAGCTGTTTGTGTTAATCTCCATATGGATCTCGTGCAAA ATGCACTGTTCCCGAGGTTTATCGGTTCAAAGTCTGAAATCCTTGGGTGATAATATGATCACAGAGCAGCTCTTCACGGTTCGGGATTTCATGGAAGCA GAACTAGTTTTTCTGAAG GTGATGAAATTCGAGATTGGCACTTTAAATATAGCTTATACACTGCTTGATGACCTTTTTATCCATTTCAA GGAAGTTGCAAAGGTTGGAGAACTTTTGAACTTCGAAGCATGTATGGATATGATGGATCTTCTTTACGAGAAGGAGGAGACGTCCGTTCTTTATCATTCTTCCACATCTTTGGCTGCTTCCATTTTG GTCTCTTCTTACATAATAACCGTGCCTAAACAACAGTGGGAGTTCCCTATTCTCCCATGGG TTAAAATGGTGACAAATAAGGAAGAAAGAGAGGTGGTGGAGCTTGTTGGATACATACTTTCCCATGTCCTTTACTCTCACCATTCCTAA
- the LOC106305885 gene encoding cyclin-J18 isoform X3: MSTEIAHLRRRLVEFTIQCTTHLELPPIVKYSALSLFFDRFRPSVVRFLQKKKKAEHWLLQPLTESNLQLFVLISIWISCKMHCSRGLSVQSLKSLGDNMITEQLFTVRDFMEAELVFLKQVMKFEIGTLNIAYTLLDDLFIHFKEVAKVGELLNFEACMDMMDLLYEKEETSVLYHSSTSLAASILVSSYIITVPKQQWEFPILPWASRKRRIHCCSHFKSSSSFPLDPDIV; encoded by the exons ATGTCTACAGAGATCGCTCATCTGCGACGGAGGTTGGTCGAGTTCACGATTCAGTGTACTACT CATCTCGAACTTCCTCCGATCGTTAAATACTCAGCACTATCGCTCTTCTTCGATCGGTTTCGTCCGTCTGTTGTCAG GTTCTTACAGAAGAAGAAGAAAGCAGAACACTGGCTATTGCAACCGTTGACTGAAAGCAATCTGCAGCTGTTTGTGTTAATCTCCATATGGATCTCGTGCAAA ATGCACTGTTCCCGAGGTTTATCGGTTCAAAGTCTGAAATCCTTGGGTGATAATATGATCACAGAGCAGCTCTTCACGGTTCGGGATTTCATGGAAGCA GAACTAGTTTTTCTGAAG CAGGTGATGAAATTCGAGATTGGCACTTTAAATATAGCTTATACACTGCTTGATGACCTTTTTATCCATTTCAA GGAAGTTGCAAAGGTTGGAGAACTTTTGAACTTCGAAGCATGTATGGATATGATGGATCTTCTTTACGAGAAGGAGGAGACGTCCGTTCTTTATCATTCTTCCACATCTTTGGCTGCTTCCATTTTG GTCTCTTCTTACATAATAACCGTGCCTAAACAACAGTGGGAGTTCCCTATTCTCCCATGGG CATCACGCAAAAGAAGAATACATTGTTGTTCCCACTTCAAGTCTTCTTCATCTTTCCCTTTAGACCCGGACATTGTATGA
- the LOC106305885 gene encoding cyclin-J18 isoform X1: protein MSTEIAHLRRRLVEFTIQCTTHLELPPIVKYSALSLFFDRFRPSVVRFLQKKKKAEHWLLQPLTESNLQLFVLISIWISCKMHCSRGLSVQSLKSLGDNMITEQLFTVRDFMEAELVFLKQVMKFEIGTLNIAYTLLDDLFIHFKEVAKVGELLNFEACMDMMDLLYEKEETSVLYHSSTSLAASILVSSYIITVPKQQWEFPILPWVKMVTNKEEREVVELVGYILSHVLYSHHS from the exons ATGTCTACAGAGATCGCTCATCTGCGACGGAGGTTGGTCGAGTTCACGATTCAGTGTACTACT CATCTCGAACTTCCTCCGATCGTTAAATACTCAGCACTATCGCTCTTCTTCGATCGGTTTCGTCCGTCTGTTGTCAG GTTCTTACAGAAGAAGAAGAAAGCAGAACACTGGCTATTGCAACCGTTGACTGAAAGCAATCTGCAGCTGTTTGTGTTAATCTCCATATGGATCTCGTGCAAA ATGCACTGTTCCCGAGGTTTATCGGTTCAAAGTCTGAAATCCTTGGGTGATAATATGATCACAGAGCAGCTCTTCACGGTTCGGGATTTCATGGAAGCA GAACTAGTTTTTCTGAAG CAGGTGATGAAATTCGAGATTGGCACTTTAAATATAGCTTATACACTGCTTGATGACCTTTTTATCCATTTCAA GGAAGTTGCAAAGGTTGGAGAACTTTTGAACTTCGAAGCATGTATGGATATGATGGATCTTCTTTACGAGAAGGAGGAGACGTCCGTTCTTTATCATTCTTCCACATCTTTGGCTGCTTCCATTTTG GTCTCTTCTTACATAATAACCGTGCCTAAACAACAGTGGGAGTTCCCTATTCTCCCATGGG TTAAAATGGTGACAAATAAGGAAGAAAGAGAGGTGGTGGAGCTTGTTGGATACATACTTTCCCATGTCCTTTACTCTCACCATTCCTAA